In one Pseudarthrobacter sp. NBSH8 genomic region, the following are encoded:
- the benC gene encoding benzoate 1,2-dioxygenase electron transfer component BenC, producing MGHQVALSFEDGVTKVIKVGDYETVMDAAYKARINIPSDCRDGACGTCKAFCDSGSFDPGDYIDDAMTEEELEKGYLLTCQAVPESDLAIQIPATSESAKTSAATFASTLKELDKHSESTISFALEVQNREALAFLPGQYVNIKVPGTDAERSYSFSNGPEGMDASFMVRITPQGAMSEYLRDRAAVGDAIEFTGPYGSFFLRDPKRPLLLLAGGTGLAPLLSILEKLSGNPPATPVHLIYGVSREADIVGLDWLRTYAAKLPTFTWDYIASDSDTSAPHTGYVTQIIQPSHLNDGDVDIYLCGPPPMVNAVSKWLDTEGIQPANFYFERFAPKETTGGDAETGAPATADKVETAGDTISRVEAISSMETGRLEFRTEDSFAHLDARMGLELAVTELMLDRLSTEQLHQFRRIAEATTRAVDAGRVLDPEEYVRTNEEFHEYLFMISDNPMLLESYRRLDVHAQMAATFAEGTHIFDRVAQDHLDVVDAFERGDKERAREVIMAHTRDAKGTMAEAINATVKGF from the coding sequence ATGGGCCATCAGGTAGCCCTCAGTTTCGAAGATGGCGTCACCAAAGTCATCAAAGTCGGCGACTATGAGACCGTCATGGACGCGGCGTACAAGGCGCGCATCAACATCCCTTCCGACTGTCGGGATGGCGCCTGCGGCACGTGTAAGGCGTTTTGCGACTCCGGCTCGTTCGACCCGGGCGACTATATCGACGACGCCATGACCGAAGAGGAGCTTGAGAAGGGCTACCTGCTCACCTGCCAGGCCGTTCCGGAATCGGACCTCGCCATCCAGATCCCGGCGACCTCCGAATCCGCGAAAACCTCAGCTGCCACTTTTGCTTCCACGCTGAAGGAACTCGACAAGCACTCGGAGTCCACCATCTCCTTCGCCCTGGAGGTGCAGAACCGGGAAGCACTGGCTTTCCTGCCCGGCCAGTACGTCAACATCAAGGTCCCGGGCACCGACGCGGAGCGCTCGTACTCGTTCAGCAACGGCCCCGAAGGGATGGATGCATCCTTCATGGTGCGCATCACGCCGCAGGGCGCGATGTCCGAGTACCTGCGTGACCGCGCTGCAGTAGGGGACGCCATCGAGTTCACAGGCCCGTACGGCTCCTTCTTCCTTCGCGACCCCAAGCGCCCCCTGCTCCTGCTGGCAGGCGGCACCGGCTTGGCCCCGCTCCTGTCCATTCTGGAGAAGTTGTCCGGGAACCCCCCGGCCACGCCGGTCCACCTGATTTATGGCGTCTCCCGTGAAGCCGACATCGTAGGACTGGACTGGCTGCGCACCTACGCAGCGAAGTTGCCGACCTTCACCTGGGATTACATTGCCTCCGATTCGGATACCTCCGCCCCGCACACGGGATACGTCACACAGATCATCCAGCCGTCCCACCTCAACGATGGCGACGTCGATATCTACCTCTGCGGGCCGCCGCCCATGGTCAATGCCGTCTCCAAGTGGCTGGACACCGAGGGCATCCAGCCAGCCAACTTCTACTTTGAACGTTTCGCTCCCAAGGAAACCACCGGCGGGGACGCCGAGACGGGCGCGCCCGCCACAGCGGACAAGGTGGAGACCGCAGGCGACACCATCAGCCGGGTGGAAGCCATTTCATCCATGGAAACCGGCCGGCTCGAGTTCCGTACCGAAGACAGCTTCGCGCACCTGGACGCCCGCATGGGCCTTGAACTTGCCGTGACCGAGCTGATGTTGGACCGCCTGAGCACAGAGCAGTTGCACCAGTTCCGTCGCATTGCCGAAGCGACCACCCGGGCGGTGGACGCCGGAAGGGTTCTCGACCCGGAAGAGTATGTCAGGACCAATGAAGAGTTCCACGAGTACCTGTTCATGATCTCCGACAACCCCATGCTGCTGGAGTCCTACCGTCGGCTCGACGTCCACGCCCAAATGGCAGCCACTTTTGCAGAGGGCACGCATATCTTTGACCGGGTCGCCCAGGACCACCTTGATGTCGTGGACGCGTTTGAACGCGGCGACAAAGAGCGGGCCCGGGAAGTGATCATGGCTCACACCCGCGATGCAAAAGGAACCATGGCCGAAGCGATCAACGCCACGGTCAAGGGCTTCTGA